The Epinephelus lanceolatus isolate andai-2023 chromosome 14, ASM4190304v1, whole genome shotgun sequence region GCCCCAGAGGTCTATCTTGGGTCCCCTCTTGTTTACTATATGCTACCCCTGGGGCAAATCCTTTGTAGATTTGACACTGATTTTCACTGCTACGTGGATGACACCCAACTGTATGTCCCTCTGACATCTGGTACCAAAGATGTTTCAATCATTTTATCCTGCCTGACTGAAATCAAAAATTGGATGTCCAAAACTTTTCTACAGCTGAATGACTCCAAATCAGAAGTGATCATAATTACTCCTGCTGATTCTAACACTGCTGGTGTATATAAGCTCTcctaggcctaattttcgcaatattatgcagatgaaaaaatgcagtccatgaggtttgttttaaatgagaattaaaagacaaaactttgatcaaatattactccgagttagtagtgctagaggccagagcaatgccatctagagaaactatgtcatcagataaagagtctccgagttgtttggggccaagaacaataacttcagttttgtctgaatttgacataaggaaattggtgctcatccaagtttttatgtctgtaaggcagttatggagtttagttaactgattactttcttctggcttcattgataaatacaactgtgtatcatccgcataacaatggaaatttacagagtgatttctaatgatgtcacctaaaggaagcatatatagagtaaataggattggtccgagcacagaaccttgcggaactccaaaacaaactttggtacgtaaggatgattcattatgaacgtcaacaaactgaaaacgatcagataaataagatttaaaccagcttagtgcagaaccttttaggccaattaagtgatccagtctctgcaaataaattattatcatggagaaaatcacacagctggtctgcgactactttcttaaggatctttgacataaagggaagattagatattggtctatagttgggtaacacctctggatccagggtgggcttttttaggagaggtttaattacagctaccttaaaagactgtggtacatagcctgttaataaggatatattgatcatatctaatatatgagtgttaactaaaggaaagacctccttaagtagcctagttgggatggggtctaagagacacgttgatgatttagatgaagaaatcactgcggtcaattcttgaagagaaattggtgagaagcaatctaaatatacagtacaggccaaaagtttggacacaccttctcattcaatgcgttttctttatttccatgactatttacattgtagattctcactgaaggcatcaaaactatgaatgaacacatgtggagttatgtacttaacaaaaaaaggtgaaataactgaaaacatgttttatattctagtttcttcaaaatagccaccctttgctctgattactgctttgcacactcttggcattctctccatgagcttcaagaggtagtcacctgaaatggttttccaacagtcttgaaggagttcccagaggtgtttagcacttgttggcccctttgccttcactctgcggtccagctcaccccaaaccatctcgattgggttcaggtccggtgactgtggaggccaggtcatctgccgcagcgctccatcactctccttcttggtcaaatagcccttacacagcctggaggtgtgtttggggtcattgtcctgttgaaaaataaatgatcgtccaactaaacgcaaaccggatgggatggcatgtcgctgcaggatgctgtggtagccatgctggttcagtgtgccttcaattttgaataaatctccaacagtgtcaccagcaaaacacccccacaccatcacacctcctcctccatgcttcacagtgggaaccaggcatgtggaatccatccgttcaccttttctgcgtctcacaaagacacggcggttggaaccaaagatctcaaatttggactcatcagaccaaagcacagatttccactggtctaatgtccattccttgtgtttcttggcccaaacaaatctcttttgcttgttgcctctccttagcagtggtttcctagcagctatttgaccatgaaggcctgattcacgcagtctcctcttaacagttgttctagagatgggtctgctgctagaactctgtgtggcattcatctggtctctgatctgagctgctgttaacttgcgatttctgatgctggtgactcggatgaacttatcctcagaagcagaggtgactcttggtcttcctttcctgggtcggtcctcatgtgtgccagtttcgttgtagcgcttgatggtttttgcgactccacttggggacacatttaaagtttttgcaattttccggactgactgaccttcatttcttaaagtaatgatggccactggtttttctttagttagctgattggttcttgccataatatgaattttaacagttgtccaatagggctgtcggctgtgtattaacctgacttctgcacaacacaactgatggtcccaaccccattgataaagcaagaaattccactaattaaccctgataaggcacacctgtgaagtggaaaccatttcaggtgactacctcttgaagctcatggagagaatgccaagagtgtgcaaagcagtaatcagagcaaagggtggctattttgaagaaactagaatataaaacatgttttcagttatttcacctttttttgttaagtacataactccacatgtgttcattcatagttttgatgccttcagtgagaatctacaatgtaaatagtcatgaaaataaagaaaatgcattgaatgagaaggtgtgtccaaacttttggcctgtactgtatattaggttttacagctgtgtttgaggttagataggtactatctgaggacaggaggtcatgaattttgcctctaatagttagaattttgtcattaaaaaagctcataaaatcattactgctaagggctaaaggaatacaaggctcaatagagctttgactctcagtcagcctggctacagtgctgaaaagaaacctggggttgttcttattgtcttctattaatgctgagtaatagtttgctctggcattgcggaggcccctcttataagttttgagactgtctgtccagattaaacgagattcttccagtttggttaatcgccaattcctttcagattttcgcgatatttgttttaacttatgggtttgagagttataccaaggagcgaactttctttgcttttttaacttctttttaagaggagctacagagtcaagtgttgttcgcagcgagcctacggcgctatcgacaacatgatcaattcgggagaggttaaagtcggtacgggaaacctctgttactgagggacttggtattgaatttaacaacggagtaatcttttccttaaattttgcgacagcactatctgataaacatctagtatagtaactgttgctgagtggcatgttatcgagtaaaaagaaatcaaaagtaatcagataatgatctgatagcgagggattctgtggaaagactgttaggttatcaatttcaattccatacgtcagaactagatcgagggtatggttaaaacaatgagtgggttcatgtacaccctgattgaagccaatggagtctaataatgagataaacacggtagccagggagtcattatcaacgttgacatgaatgttaaaatcgcctacaataataactttatctgatttaagaactaaactggataaaaactctgagaattcagatacaaattcagaatacaggccaggagcatggtacactataacaaataaaagtggctgcgaggttttccaggtcggatgtaaaagactaagaacgaggctttcaaatgaattataatctagtttaggtttagggctgattaacagactagagttaaaactggctgcaactccccctcctcggccactgcctcgaggaatgtgggtattattatgactgggaggagtggactcattaagactaacatattcatcttgacacagccaggtttcagtgagactgagtaaatcaatatgattatctgatattaattcgtttactaacactgctttagacgatagagacctgatattcaacagtccgcatttaattctcctgttttgtctttctgtcacagaagaggttttaatttttatgaggttgttatgcacaactcctctttgtttaattttggatttaaataatgtaggtggtcgggggacagacaccgtttgtataaaactatgaaaactatggctgggtaactgaactagaagctcagagaggcatataggactgcgactctgagtcctgatctcaactctgggttgtcagggatttcaattactaataaagtttgccaggttcctagaaatgagagcagccaattattaatgaaacccacattgtttgctggacaccacctggacagccagcgattaaatgatgacatgcggctaaacatgtcatcactggtcagatttgggaggggtccagagaaaactacagagtccgacatcgtttttgcatattcacacgccgaggcaatattaattttagtgacctccgattggcgtaaccgggtgtcattaccgctgacgtgaataacaatttttacaattttaacaattttatcATATGGCTTTTTCTTAATTccttgttattgttattttaaactatTTTAATATGTGTCTTGATGTTGGggatcttttatttgtttttatttgtttaattgtttttgtttttattgtaaatcactttgtaactttggttttgaaaggtgctatacaaataaacttattattattattatcgcaaatctttggtccgACCTGggcttttgtctttgtgtgtaagaacacacaaaacataatggctgacaacagagataACTGCAAAGAAGAAAGCCAAATCAAAGATAGCCTCGAAGGGAAATCCTCTGAGCACATGTGGTTGGTTAGAATAACAACAGAAACTTGTGAAGCAGGAACTATGAGGTCTCTCTCTGAGTGTAGTTATGTTGAAAGCCAAATtatagtatgtgtgtgtgatctacGTTGTATGAAGGTGCCGCATTAGTAAAACAGATGAGccaatgaaccttcattaatataggcctatattttatctacaagagcacgtcacacactgagcgagccgcctgttattgacgctgtgggctaatgggcatgtagcgacttccatgtttcagatgatatgtcatgtttgtagtcgaccaatgaagatgagtttacatatcaccttgggttcgtccttcaccttctcaaaatgatcccacactttggatttcctgcgcggcatgttattaactagcctgtagaataaccacaggtaccagccctggaaataagggtcctaatagagtttcacatttgtttgtttgttgttgttttgttttgtttttctttttttcttttttttcttcaactaagcaatcaatgaaatcttgcagacattttttcgaagcagcaaaatgtatccgtggactgaaaaagcaatcgATAATGTTttgaaaatattaaaagtattgccttgaaaatatttgaatataacaaaaaaataatacctggcactgtgtgacgatacaatATAACCAAACAGAAATATTGGGATACAAAGCTGTACTGATTTACTACTGCCAATATTTTGAGTATGAAAAACTGTAATGGGGCTCAAAAACAAGGTCAAACTATGCTGTAGCTTCAGGCCTCCAGAGTTTCATGAAGTTTTTTAGTATCTACTTTGGTGGAAAATTTAATGAGATCCTTGGAGGATGAAGCAATTTAATAAAAACTTTCCACAGACTCAAACAGTTCACTTCTGAATTTTGTAGATGAACACACACCAGGTGCATGTCAGGGTCAGCTATCTGTGAATTGGTAAGACACTCAGTATTGTTCTGAGTGGGTTAGTATTTTCATGTAAgtgaaagtttaaaaaatgtaattcatgTTTGCTTGTTATAAAATCTGCCTGTTTTATTACTCAGCATTTAGTTTTAGATAACATTAATGGAGGATGAGttaaatgtaacatatataACTCTTGACGGACATGTGGAAGTGCAGAAATACAGATATCTTTATTTTCTGATTATGTTCACAGTATATATGCTGATATTATGCTGTAATTCTTCTATTGTGTATCTcatatggacaaaaaaaaccctgcatgaGCCTATGTATGTTTTCATTGCAGCTTTGTTACTAAACTCTGTCATTTTCACCACTGTTGTCTATCCAAAGCTTTTGATTGACCTTTTATCTGAAAAAGAGATCATATCTTATTCAGCCTGCCTCCTTCAGTTTCATGCATTTTACTCTCTAGGCAGTTCAGAGTTCTTACTGTTGTCAGGCATGGCCTATGACAGGTATGTCTCTATATGTAAACCTCTGCAATATCCAACTATCATGACAAAAACCGCAGTGAGTATTATCCTGTTTTTTGCTTGGCTTATACCTGCCAGTCATATCGCACTCCCAACAATACTGAGTGCTCAAGCAAaactgtgtcactttactttaccAGGAATATTTTGTAACAATGCAATTTACAGActtcagtgtgtacagtcaaaAGTCATTTCTATATATGGTGTCATTGCTTTGATCGATCTCGCAATTCTGCCTTTGCTTTTCATAGTTTTTACATACAcaaagatatttgttatagcctatcgAAGTTGTAAAGAAGtcagaaaaaaagcagcagatACCTGTTTACCTCATCTGCTGGTTTTAATCAGTTTCTCCTGTTTGAGTGCGTATGACATCAGTATAGCTCGACTGGAATCTAATTTTCCAAAAACTGCACGCTTCATAATGATGTTACAAATAGTTTTGTATCATCCTTTGTTTAATCCGCTCATATATGGGCTCAAAATGAAGGAAATTTCTAAACACCTCAAAAGGTTGTTCTGTCCAGCCAAAAAATTTTGATGTATTATCACTGGTTATTGATGTACAGTCATTTCTTCTGAAATAATGATGCAGAGATGTGAGTTTTTGAAAGGTATTTCTATATACACACTTATTTCCATCACAAACAGTAAAGAGTCCCTTTTATGAAAATGGCAAAGAATGACCTCAGCTTGAACAATGTAACTCCAAATTTCTGtggttaattttaaaaaaaaaaatgaattctaCACTATCAGATCATCACAACTTGCATTTAGACAgttctctgtattttattttactgtcatGAATTTAAGAAGCAAACCTGAACCCTGTTTACATGTAATAACATTCATATTTGTATCATTGGCTCAGGGTGTATTGGTCAAGTTAAATATTGAAATTCAGCATATTATATATATTGCATAAATGCAGACAGCTAATGTGTTAACACAACACTGAGagtgtgtacatgcatgtgtttCAGAAATGGTTCTCTTGTTTTATTGCACATCACAGATTGAAATTTGCTTCATAAGTTCAAGTTTATATTTGCTGACTCAGaggaaaataattatttttcacttcaaGCTGTGACTTTTGACCATCTGTGCCTGAACAATGGGGAAATcaagattgtgtgtgtgcagcaaaaCATTTTGTAAACATACGatgagaaacataaaaaaaaataaaccttaaaataaaagataatgTGGCTGTTATTTCCTTACTATGCATGCACAGTCAATAATCATGAGTTTGTCTGCAACACACATGaaccccttttccaccagtATAGAGCTGTTTCCGTTCTGGTTCCCACACctaattttgaaacaaaaacaatttggtTCAGAATTCAAAAAGTTGGCTCTCATCTGAAaccaaaaaatagcaggtttctCTCAACCTGAAGTGCAAACCATGATGACATCTGTGAGTGTGTCAcattctacaggttggaaagagatGATGGAGAAGTCAACAGTGGAGAAGTCAAGTGACATGTTGTCAAATAGTGTGCAGCGGTCTTATTAATAGTCAAGTgaagtcaagtcaactttatttatatagcgctttaAACACAAACATAGTTGATCTAAAGTGCTCTTACAgcacacagaaaaagaaacaaacaaaaacaaaaagagaaacacaaaagtTTGAGTGATAATAGCagtgaaataataattataatatagtAAGAACGGTAATGATGATATATAATTTTTGTTATTATGGCACCGACagtacaatatttttttatacagtGTGACAGTAACACCAACAATGACAGTCACATTATTCACAATTAAAGGCTATAGAGTAAAAGTGTATTTTAAGATGATTCTTGAAAATCTCAGTGGTGGGGGAGAATCAGACGGTGGGAGCAGAGAATTCCAGGGGCAGTGATTGAGAAAGCCCTGTGCCCATAACCCTTGGTCCTGCATCTGGGGACAAACAGAAGTCTTTGATCAGATCAGAATCTTAAAATGTATTCTGTAGCTAACAGGCAGCCAGTGTAGGGAGGCAAGAATGGGAGTAATGTGCTCCCTCTTTTTTGACCTTGTTAAAACTCTTGCTGCTGAATTTTGGACTAGATGGACTAGATTGGACGACATAAACAAGACTGAGTAATACCAAAATATAACCAATTGCAATAGTAGAGGCAGGAGGAAATGAAGGTGTGGATGACTTTCTCCAGGTCAGAACTACAGAGAATTGATCTGAGTTTGGATATTGTGTGCAACTGCATGAAATTTAATTTTACTACCtgatt contains the following coding sequences:
- the LOC117250023 gene encoding olfactory receptor-like protein OLF4, with protein sequence MEDELNVTYITLDGHVEVQKYRYLYFLIMFTVYMLILCCNSSIVYLIWTKKTLHEPMYVFIAALLLNSVIFTTVVYPKLLIDLLSEKEIISYSACLLQFHAFYSLGSSEFLLLSGMAYDRYVSICKPLQYPTIMTKTAVSIILFFAWLIPASHIALPTILSAQAKLCHFTLPGIFCNNAIYRLQCVQSKVISIYGVIALIDLAILPLLFIVFTYTKIFVIAYRSCKEVRKKAADTCLPHLLVLISFSCLSAYDISIARLESNFPKTARFIMMLQIVLYHPLFNPLIYGLKMKEISKHLKRLFCPAKKF